The DNA window CGATGGCCGCGACCATGTCCACGCTGCTGCTCGGCGATGCATTGCGACCAGCTTCGCGCAAGCAACTGGCTGACTGGGATAATCGACAACCGCACCGGCGATGCCTGCCTGCGCGCCGGCTTGCCGCGCACTTGGAAGATCAGCGATAAGACCGGCAGCAACGGTACCGACACCGTTAACGACATCGCCATCATTTGGCCGCCAGGGCCTACGACGCCGTTGTTGCTGACCGCCTATCTCAATGGCACCAAGGTCGACGATGCTGCCCGTGCGGCGGCATTGAAGGCGGTAGCGCAGGCGGTACGAGCATGGCTCGCACACTGACGTTAATCCTCAGAACGCGCCCATCGCCAAGCCGGATAGACCGGCGCCGATGGCCGCTACCGGCGCCAATGCGTACAGCGTTTTCAAACGCAAGCGCAAAACGTGCGGCACCTCGGGTGGATCAAAGGCGCCTCGACCAGATGTCCAGAGTGACAGGCAGCTGTGTTGCGGCTTGATCGAAGCGGCTTGTCTCTAGCCGCTCTCGACAGCACTTGGCTGGTCGTCTCGACTTCCGGTCGCGTGTGCGGTACGCGCAGGCCACTCCCGCTGCGCTCGTCGCTCGCTCAACGCGCCTCGAATTTTGCGCGGCAGCCGTCATTGACCCACACCGAGGCGCGGCGTTCGTCGTACCCCCAGCTGCGGTCTTCTTCGCAGCGGGTGTCAGACAACTGGCGGGTCAGCACCGGGCGGCCGTAACGGCCATCCCAGGCGCAGTCGCGCAGGCGGCGGTCGTCGCTGGCGCAGGTGATGGCGTAGTCGTTACGCGGGCGGTCGTCGCGGCCACGGTAGCCGCCGTCACCACGGTCCCGGCCACCGCCACGTGCCTGCGCAAACTCGCCCCGGCAGCCATCGTCCACCCAGATCCGGCCGCCGTCCTGGCGCCAATTGCGGCCTTCCACGCACGGGCTTTTGGAAAGCTGGCGCACCAAGGTGGCGTGGCGCCAGCCGGTGTCACAGATCTGCTGGTGTTGGTCGTTGCTTTCGCAGCGCACCGTGTCTGCCACCCGGCCGGAACCGCCGCCGGGGCCGTTGTCGCCGCCCCAGCCGGCACCACCACGGCCTTCAGCAAAGCGCCCGCGACAGCCGTTGTCTACCCAAACGCGGCCGCGGTCGCTGCCCCAGTTGCTGCCTTCGATGCAGCGCGTACCGGAGATGTTTTCGACCAGAGCGGCGCGGCCGCGGAACGGCGTATCGCATTCGCGGCGACGGTTGTCGTTGCTGGCGCAGGTGATGCTAGGGCCGTTCGAGCCGCGGTCTTGCGCGGCGGCGGGGGCGCTGGTGAGCGCGCCGGTCAGGGTAATCAGGCCGAAGCCGGAGAGCAGCAGGGCGGTGCGTAGCATCGTGTCGTCCTTAGTTTGGAGGGGGCATGGCGCCTATTCAGCCGGGCGCCGACTTAAGCGGCCATGAGCGCCTGCGCATTTGCTCCTGTCGCCCGCCGGCCCCAGAATATCGGGCTCTCCGGCGCTGTCCTGTGTCGGGTTTTCAGCGGAGCTTCCGATGCGTACCCACTTCTGCGGCCTGGTCGATGACACCTTGATCGGCCAAACCGTCACTCTCGCCGGCTGGAACGACGTTGCCCGCAACCTGGGTGGTGTCTGCTTCATCGACCTGCGCGACCACGAGGGAATCGTGCAGGTGACGGTGGAACCGGTCGCCGGCGACAACGACAGCGCGGAGCTCTTCAAGGTGGCCGCCAGCCTCGGCTACGAGGACGTACTGCAGGTTGAAGGCGTGGTGCGTGCGCGGCATGCGGTCAACGACAAACTCCGCACCGGCAAGGTGGAAGTGATCGCCACGCGCATCAGCATCCTCAACAAGGCTGCGCCGCTGCCGTTCCATGCACACGAAAATCCGGGCGAAGAGACCCGCTTGAAATACCGTTATCTGGACTTGCGGCGTCCGGAAATGCAGCGCATGCAGCGCACTCGTATCAAGCTGGTGCAGGCGTTGCGCCGGCATCTGGATGCACGCGATTTCCAGGACATCGAAACCCCGATCCTGACCAAGGCCACCCCCGAAGGCGCGCGCGACTTCCTGGTGCCGGCACGCATGCACCCGGGCGAGTTCTACGCATTGCCGCAGAGCCCGCAGCTGTTCAAGCAGATTCTGATGGTGGCCGGCTTCGATCGTTATTACCAGATTGCGCGCTGCTTCCGCGACGAAGCGCTGCGCGCCGACCGCCAGCTGGAATTCACCCAGCTCGATATGGAGTTCGCCTTCGTGCGCGAGCGCGACGTGCAGGATTTCGTCGAAGACATGATCCGCGCCATCTTCAAGGAAGTGGTCGATGTCGAACTGGCCGCGCAGTTCCCGCGCATGAGCTGGGCCGAGGCGATGCGTCGTTACGGCTCGGACAAGCCGGACATGCGTATCGATCTGGAATTGATCGACGTGGCCGAGCTGGTCAAATCCAGCGAATTTCCGGTGTTCGCCGCCGCTGCCAACGCTGCCGAAGGTCGCGTTGCCGCGCTGCGCATTCCCGGTGGCGCCAGGCTGTCGCGCAAGCAGATCGACGAATACGCCGCGCACGCCGCTAAATATGGCGCCAAGGGTCTGGCCTACGTTAAATTGTCGGAGACCGGCGAAGTCACCTCGCCGATCGCCAAGTTCTTCTGCGAAGAGACGTTCGCTGCGGTGCTCAAACACGTCGGTGCCGGTAACGGCGACATCGTGTTCTTCGGTGCCGGCGGCTATAACAAGGTGTCCGATTTCATGGGCGAGCTGCGTTTAAAAGCCGGCAAGGATTTCAATCTGGTTGCCGATGGTTGGGCGCCGCTGTGGGTCACCGACTTTCCGATGTTCGAATGGGACGAAGATGCGCAGCGCTATGTCGCCCTGCATCACCCGTTCACCGCGCCTGCGTTAGACGACATCGCCGACCTGTGTGCCAGCCCCCGCACGGCGGTGTCGCGCGGTTACGACATGGTGCTCAACGGCAATGAAATCGGTGGCGGCTCGATCCGTATCCATCGCCCCGACATGCAGAGCGCTGTGTTCGAGCTGCTCGGCATCGGTGCCCACGAAGCGCGCGCCAAATTCGGCTTCCTGCTGGATGCCTTGAACTACGGTGCGCCGCCGCACGGTGGCATCGCCTTCGGGATCGACCGCATCGCCGCGCTGATGGCCGGCACCGAGTCGATCCGCGATGTGATCCCGTTCCCCAAGACCACCGGCGCGCAGGATCTGATGACCGACGCCCCGTCGCCGATCGCCGCCGAGCAGTTGGCAGAAGTGCACGTGCAGGTCCGGCCCAAGCAGGCCTGATTTGCCACTGCGCATGGCCACGCCTTGCGCATGACCGTGCGCAGTCGATGCGCCGTGATCGATACGCTGCTGTCGGCACGTCGGGTGAGTACCCAGCTGTCAGCAAGCTGCGGCGGTTCCCGAACTCGGCATTGCCATCGTTGAAATGGTCCGCGTACGCCGGAGCATTCAACGTAGTTTTTTGTCGCCTTCGAGTGGCAAAAACGTCGCGAGCAGTCGTCAGGTGGGTGCGGGCGGCGCACAGCAACTGGAATGTGGAAGTGGTACACGTCGCGTCGATCACCGACGGCAGCTGCCTGGCGGTGAGTGCAGTCGCTTTTTGTCACGTACCGAGTGATGGCAGAAGGGCGGCATCATCGCTCCGCTTGCAGAAGCGACGGTGCATCGGAGAAGCTGCCACGTCTACCCGGCACAAGAAGCCCGCATGACTCGCATCCGCCGCGCCACACTGGACGATGCCGAAGCGTTATCGCTGCTGGCTGCACAGACTTTCACCGAAACCTTCAGACATCTGTATCCGGAAGAAGACCTGCGCAGATTTCTGGAAGAGACCTATACGGTCGAGCGCGCGCGCACCGTCTTGGCGCATCCGGACTACGCGATCTGGCTGCTGGAGATGAATAACCTGCTGGTCGGCCACGCGGCTGCCGGCCCGTGCGGGCTGCCGCACGCCGATGTCCACCCCGGCGATGGAGAGCTCAAGCGGCTGTATTTATTGAAGGATTACCAGAACAGCGGCTGGGGCAGCCGTCTGTTTGAAACCGCGCTGCAATGGCTGGAGCGTGGCGAACCGCGCACCTTGTGGATCGGCGTGTGGTCGGAGAATTTCGGCGCGCAGCGTTTCTATGCCCGCTACGGCTTCGAAAAAGTCGGCGAATACGCATTCCCGGTGGGCCGCATCCTCGACCGCGAGTACATTCTGCGGCGGCCAGCTCAGATCGGCTAGCCGCCGCACTCAGTGCCGAGGCGCGATGTCGAGCGACTTGCCAACCTATCGTGCTCAGCGCCAGTGGGCGCCTTAGAGCGGCTAACAAAACGTAGCTAGCAGTCGTCAGGTGAGTGCGGACGGCGAGGAGGAACCGGAGCGTACGCGTGGTACATGCCGATTCCGGGCACCGGCCGCGCCCGCCTGGCGGTGAGCGCAGTCGTTTTGTTAGCCGCTCTTAGCTGAAGGCATCAAATCCCTCTCAGGTCCCACTCTTGACCACCATGCAGACAAGAGCCACGGCAATGGTCGATCGTAGCGCCTCCCCGGCAGTCGAGATCGACGTGCCTACTGGTGCACGGCATCTGGAACGCACGCAGCTGGCTCTGGCCCTTGGCATGGCGCCTGCGCGCCCCAGGTTGCCGGGTGTCCACCTTCGGCTACGCTAGCGTAGCCGGGCGGTCCGCAGGCAGCAGTACCGCAGCTGGTGGCGCGTCTGTGCAGCAGTCCGGTGACCGCCGTGGTCGCGCATAGCCTGGGCGGATTGATCACGTTGCAGGCTTTGCACCGAAACTTTTGATCTGTCAGTGACGCGCGTGGTGTGCCTGGGCTCGGCGGCAGCGCCGCGGCGCGCGGGTTG is part of the Xanthomonas fragariae genome and encodes:
- a CDS encoding DUF3011 domain-containing protein; the encoded protein is MLRTALLLSGFGLITLTGALTSAPAAAQDRGSNGPSITCASNDNRRRECDTPFRGRAALVENISGTRCIEGSNWGSDRGRVWVDNGCRGRFAEGRGGAGWGGDNGPGGGSGRVADTVRCESNDQHQQICDTGWRHATLVRQLSKSPCVEGRNWRQDGGRIWVDDGCRGEFAQARGGGRDRGDGGYRGRDDRPRNDYAITCASDDRRLRDCAWDGRYGRPVLTRQLSDTRCEEDRSWGYDERRASVWVNDGCRAKFEAR
- the aspS gene encoding aspartate--tRNA ligase, whose protein sequence is MRTHFCGLVDDTLIGQTVTLAGWNDVARNLGGVCFIDLRDHEGIVQVTVEPVAGDNDSAELFKVAASLGYEDVLQVEGVVRARHAVNDKLRTGKVEVIATRISILNKAAPLPFHAHENPGEETRLKYRYLDLRRPEMQRMQRTRIKLVQALRRHLDARDFQDIETPILTKATPEGARDFLVPARMHPGEFYALPQSPQLFKQILMVAGFDRYYQIARCFRDEALRADRQLEFTQLDMEFAFVRERDVQDFVEDMIRAIFKEVVDVELAAQFPRMSWAEAMRRYGSDKPDMRIDLELIDVAELVKSSEFPVFAAAANAAEGRVAALRIPGGARLSRKQIDEYAAHAAKYGAKGLAYVKLSETGEVTSPIAKFFCEETFAAVLKHVGAGNGDIVFFGAGGYNKVSDFMGELRLKAGKDFNLVADGWAPLWVTDFPMFEWDEDAQRYVALHHPFTAPALDDIADLCASPRTAVSRGYDMVLNGNEIGGGSIRIHRPDMQSAVFELLGIGAHEARAKFGFLLDALNYGAPPHGGIAFGIDRIAALMAGTESIRDVIPFPKTTGAQDLMTDAPSPIAAEQLAEVHVQVRPKQA
- a CDS encoding GNAT family N-acetyltransferase yields the protein MTRIRRATLDDAEALSLLAAQTFTETFRHLYPEEDLRRFLEETYTVERARTVLAHPDYAIWLLEMNNLLVGHAAAGPCGLPHADVHPGDGELKRLYLLKDYQNSGWGSRLFETALQWLERGEPRTLWIGVWSENFGAQRFYARYGFEKVGEYAFPVGRILDREYILRRPAQIG